The sequence CCAAGTATGTCGATGTTGCCTCGGTAGGTGCGCAGTGCGATCGAAGACCAATTGCAGTACTGGCCGAACCGATGCAACCGCGCCCGCAGGAAGCTACGAACGCCGTCGAGCAGCGGATTCATGTTTTCTGCAAGTGTGGTGGAATCGGCTCAAGTTGCTCCAAACCATGCCCATGAGACAGGGCAATTGCTTGACCACTTTCCGCGCGACGTCTAGTCTGGAGAAGTTCTGAAATCCGCCCAACTCGGCGTGGAACTCGGCGTCGCGTCAGTCATGTTACCTCAATCTCTCTTGATGCGTTGCTTGTTGCTGGCTGCGCTCTGCGCTGTCGGCTTCGCAATCGGCACGAGATTGATGATGCTTTCCGCGCCGCCGGCGACGGATTGGCAGGCGTTGCGGGCCGCCACGCCGCTGACGGCGCCCCATCCTGAATTGCAGCCCGAGCAGGTCGTCGCATTGCAAGTGGCGGCGCTGCGAGCGTTTCGCACCCGGGACGCCGCATTGCTGCAATGTATGGCATTTGCCTCGCCTTCGAATCGCTCCGTCACCGGCAGTCCGGCTCAATTCGCCGCGATGGTCCGTGGGCCCAAATATCGGGCGTTGATCGATTGCGAGAAATCGCTGATCGGCAGTCCTACGATCATGGGCGACCAGGCGATGGTGCTGGTCACCGTGATTGACGGTTCACATCGCGCCAGCGTGTTCCGCTTTTTCCTCACGAAGCAGGCGAACCCGCAGTACCAGGATTGCTGGATGACCGATTCCGTGACGCCCGACGCCGAAGCGCCGGCGACCGACGATTCAGGTTCAGACGTCGTGAGCCGCACATTTCCCAGCGAAAGCGGACGATTGGTTCGCTGTCTCGCATGACCACATCGTTCGACGACGCACCGACCGACGACGAGCTGATGGCGGCGATTGCGCGCCGCGACGTGGCGGCGTTCGAGGTGTTGTACGATCGTTATTCGCCTTTGTTATATGGACTTTGCCTCCGCATTCTGCGTCAACATGGCGACGCCGACGCCGTGCTCA is a genomic window of Planctomycetia bacterium containing:
- a CDS encoding DUF4864 domain-containing protein, whose product is MRCLLLAALCAVGFAIGTRLMMLSAPPATDWQALRAATPLTAPHPELQPEQVVALQVAALRAFRTRDAALLQCMAFASPSNRSVTGSPAQFAAMVRGPKYRALIDCEKSLIGSPTIMGDQAMVLVTVIDGSHRASVFRFFLTKQANPQYQDCWMTDSVTPDAEAPATDDSGSDVVSRTFPSESGRLVRCLA